DNA sequence from the Dehalococcoidia bacterium genome:
TGTGCGCCCTGGGGTCGTGTTCGCCAACTTCCTGCATCCCCGGTGGCCGGGCGCTGCGGCAAACAGCCTGGTGCATCGAGTACCGGACCCGATCACGAACAGGTACAGGTTCAAGCTGGGCAAGGGAATCGTTACCAGGCTTGGGGAGTCGCCCTACAAGAACTCGTTCACCCAGATGACGTTCAAGTCACGCGTGATAGTCTAGCGGCGGGCTGCTCGGCAATCCAGAGGTGTGTGAGTGTTATCTGGTGGATTGGGCAAATAACCTTTTCACCCTCACCCCCGGATCAAGTCCGGGGCAGGCTCCAACCCTCTCCCCCAGGAGAGGGGGTAATGCAAAGCTCTCGCTGCGCCGGGACGACGATTGGCGAAGTGCCTACATCTGTCAGCTAGTCTCGACCTCAGGTTCGGCTGGAGCGGCTGCATTTGCTGTTTCTGTCTCGTCGGTGATCTCAGCGCTACTTCCTGCCGAGTGCGCTCCACTCCACTCGCTGTAGAAGTACGCGAATATGTCACGCGCTATCGCGACCATTGGCACACCGATGAGCACCCCCCACAGGCCGAAGATGTCGCTTGCCACGACGAGTGTCGTCATTATGACGATGGGATGGAGCCTCAGAGCCCTGCCCTGGATCCTTGGGGAGATGATATTGCTCTCGATGAACTGGACAACCAGGTAAACGAGCACCACCCAGATTAGCTTGCCCGGGTCGGTTGCCAGTACGACGAGAATCCCCGGAATGGCCCCAATAATCGCTCCGATAATGGGAATGAGGCCCAGCACTCCGGCGATAAGTCCGAGGGTTATTGCGAAGTCCACGTCCAGTAGGAACAGCCCGAGGAAGACGCCTCCGCCGACAATGGAGGCGCTTATGAGCTGTGCCCTGACATACGAGCCAATGACCCCGTGTGCCAGCCCGAGCACGTTTCTCGTGTGGGTGGCAACTCTGTCGGGAAGAGCAGAGTACATGCCATTTGAGAGGTCCTCTTTGTCCTTCAGCATGTAGAACAGCAGGAACGGCACAATTACAAGCCCGAGCACGATTGAGATTGTGCTGGTGACCCGGGCGATCGTCTTGTTGAGAATGCCCAGCGCAGCGCCGCCCACCACGCCGCCCGCCGACCTCAGCCACTCCTCCACCTGGGCCTGTACATCCTCCGGTACCTGCCGATTGAACTCTTCAGACCACTGCTCGAACGTGGCCTTTGCGCTCTCGAAGAGGCGCGGGGCATTCTCTATGAAGTGCCGGACCTCTTCGACTATCGGCTGGAAGGTGATGTAGATGAAGAAAGCTAAGAGCGCGAAGAAGACCAGGTAGACGACTGCAATGGCGGAGAGCCTTGCAGCTGTGGGAAAGCGCCGGTAGCCGGGCAGGTGAGTCTCTATGAAGGAGACGATGGGGAACAGCAGCTCTGCCAGGATGAGGCTGATTATCAGCGGTAGAATCGACCCGAGCGCCGTATAGAGCAGTGCGGCCACGCCCACAATGGCGATGGTTACGAGTCCTGGAAGCCTCCACCGCTCCCACAGGGAGGGTGCGGGGTTCGCGACGCCGGTTGGGGATATGCTGTGGTCTGGTTCTGTCAAAGGCTTTCCAATCGCTATCTTGATTCCGACCGGTTCACAAGTGTAAGTATTCGAGGTTTTCACCCTCACCCCAACCCTCTCCCTCAGGGAGAGGGGGTCTGTTGGTGGTACTCATGCCTATCTGTGTACCCCTGTAAGTCCAACAAGGGAGAGGGGGCCGTTAGCTGGGGTTTATCCTTGGCTGTTCAAGCATACCTACCTCTCTAGGATTCGACCGTTAGGACAATAGCACCCTCGGGCAGGTCTCTCAACATGGGGGCGCGGGCTTGTTATCTGCACACGGCGCCAATAATCTAGCAGGCGCTCAGCTTCATATGGGGGATGGACCAGTGTCATACGAGACTTACTCAGGTGTCCGGACGATGGGTGTCAGCTCGGAGGGCATCAGCTTCGTGAAGAACATCATGGCGCCCACCCGGGACGGTACGAGGCTCGCGATGGACATTCACGTGCCGGCAGGAGATGGGCCATGGCCCGTGATCCTCACGTACATCCCGTATCGCAAGGACGACCAGGAACCAATGACGGGGATGCAGCATCACTGGGCGCAGCATGGATATGTCGGCGCTCGTGTAGACTGCCGCGGCACCGGCTCCAGCGAAGGCTCGAACGACGACGAGTACCGTCCGGTCGAACAGCGCGACGGCTACGACGTGGTCGAGTGGATCGCAGAGCAGGAGTGGTGCGACGGCAAGGTCGCCATGACGGGTGGCTCCTATGGTGGGTTCACCAGCGTGCAGGTCGCTGCGCTCGCGCCTCCTCACCTCGTGACGATCATCCCATGGAACTTCACCGATGACAGGTACACGGACGACTGCCACTATCGCGGCGGCGCGTGGCGATGCTACTACGACATTGGTGCGTACGGCTGCTCCATGGTGGGCATGAACGCGATGCCGCCCTATCCCGAGTACAGCGGCGAACGCTGGGCCGAGGTCTGGGAGGAGCATCTCGAGCAGAACAGACCCTACCTGCTGAACTGGCTTGCCAACCAGACGGACGGTGAGTACTGGCGGGCAGGGAGCATTCGGGACCGGTACCACGAAATCGAGGCGTC
Encoded proteins:
- a CDS encoding AI-2E family transporter, whose amino-acid sequence is MTEPDHSISPTGVANPAPSLWERWRLPGLVTIAIVGVAALLYTALGSILPLIISLILAELLFPIVSFIETHLPGYRRFPTAARLSAIAVVYLVFFALLAFFIYITFQPIVEEVRHFIENAPRLFESAKATFEQWSEEFNRQVPEDVQAQVEEWLRSAGGVVGGAALGILNKTIARVTSTISIVLGLVIVPFLLFYMLKDKEDLSNGMYSALPDRVATHTRNVLGLAHGVIGSYVRAQLISASIVGGGVFLGLFLLDVDFAITLGLIAGVLGLIPIIGAIIGAIPGILVVLATDPGKLIWVVLVYLVVQFIESNIISPRIQGRALRLHPIVIMTTLVVASDIFGLWGVLIGVPMVAIARDIFAYFYSEWSGAHSAGSSAEITDETETANAAAPAEPEVETS